The following proteins are encoded in a genomic region of Streptomyces lunaelactis:
- a CDS encoding Fic family protein codes for MKVAPKGSPAGVLEFGSSATRTRQVKAGRALRLAPGIYAMDASLPPEAVARHHCLAVVARVWPGAVISDRSAFSGGRPAEGWLFIRHPDPARRSNLRLPGITISVEDGPGALPGDMPMPHGLHLSGVARGLVENVTSPGPAPTGRPARAAGTEATEEQMDALARDGGPGRIRNVLGELDLIKGSFGRPAVEAVRRRLAELLGTHTDSAPLSPRLRARLEGEPFDAARLALIERLVAGLGTIPPEPAPAIGGPGQWEWLPFFEAYFSNYIEGTEFTVEEALRIAVDNEIPASRPQDAHDVAATYRIVSDPQLAAHRARSGAELLDILREHHATLMAARPEKRPGLLKQKRNWAGGYQFVEPELLVGTLTRGFDLLAPVTDPLHRAVTVMFLVTECHPFDDGNGRVARIVANSELSAAGQIRLIVPTVYRSNYLAGLAGASNGAGRGESLTAVLRFTQRWVAGIDWRTFDAADAEIRETNGYLDPVRAENAAQRLRLPGSVPEVE; via the coding sequence ATGAAAGTTGCTCCCAAGGGCTCACCTGCTGGTGTCCTGGAGTTCGGCTCCAGCGCGACCCGTACCCGCCAGGTCAAGGCAGGACGCGCCCTGCGACTGGCACCCGGTATCTACGCGATGGATGCGTCCCTGCCGCCGGAGGCCGTTGCCCGCCATCACTGTCTGGCTGTCGTCGCCCGCGTGTGGCCCGGAGCAGTCATCTCCGACCGATCGGCGTTCTCCGGTGGGCGTCCGGCCGAAGGCTGGCTGTTCATTCGCCATCCGGATCCGGCCCGACGGAGCAATCTGCGGCTCCCCGGCATCACGATCTCGGTCGAGGACGGCCCCGGAGCGCTGCCCGGCGACATGCCCATGCCCCACGGTCTGCACCTTTCAGGCGTCGCCCGGGGGCTCGTGGAGAACGTGACAAGCCCTGGTCCTGCGCCGACCGGACGACCAGCCCGAGCAGCGGGCACGGAGGCAACCGAAGAGCAAATGGACGCGCTTGCCAGAGACGGCGGACCGGGGCGTATTCGCAACGTGCTGGGCGAACTGGATCTAATCAAGGGCTCCTTCGGCCGGCCCGCGGTCGAGGCAGTACGCCGGCGGCTCGCGGAACTGCTCGGCACGCACACGGATTCCGCACCCCTCTCGCCCAGGCTCAGAGCGAGGCTCGAGGGCGAACCCTTCGACGCCGCGCGACTGGCGCTGATCGAGCGGCTCGTGGCAGGACTCGGCACCATTCCGCCCGAGCCCGCACCAGCGATCGGCGGACCCGGCCAATGGGAGTGGCTGCCGTTCTTCGAGGCCTACTTCTCGAACTACATCGAGGGCACGGAGTTCACGGTCGAGGAGGCACTCCGTATCGCCGTCGACAACGAGATCCCGGCATCCCGGCCGCAGGACGCGCACGATGTCGCCGCCACCTACCGGATCGTCTCCGATCCCCAGCTGGCCGCGCACAGAGCGCGCTCCGGGGCCGAGTTGCTGGACATCCTGCGCGAACACCACGCGACGCTGATGGCGGCCCGCCCGGAGAAGCGGCCAGGTCTGCTGAAGCAGAAGCGGAACTGGGCGGGCGGCTATCAGTTCGTCGAACCCGAGCTGCTCGTCGGGACGCTGACCCGCGGCTTCGACCTGCTCGCGCCCGTGACCGACCCGCTGCACCGAGCCGTCACGGTCATGTTCCTGGTCACGGAGTGCCATCCGTTCGACGACGGCAACGGACGCGTCGCCCGTATCGTCGCCAATTCCGAGCTGAGCGCGGCCGGGCAGATCCGGCTCATCGTCCCGACCGTGTACCGGAGCAACTACCTGGCCGGGCTGGCCGGAGCGAGCAACGGGGCGGGGCGCGGGGAGAGCCTGACCGCCGTGCTGCGGTTCACGCAGCGCTGGGTTGCCGGGATCGACTGGCGGACGTTCGATGCCGCTGACGCCGAGATCCGGGAGACGAACGGATATCTGGATCCCGTACGAGCCGAGAACGCGGCACAGCGCCTGCGGCTGCCCGGTTCCGTGCCGGAAGTGGAGTGA
- a CDS encoding class I SAM-dependent methyltransferase, with protein MGFYAERVLPRIINAACGVKAAQPLRQRVCAGLTGDVVEIGFGTGHNVPFYPAGVTGVTAVEPSDLGWRLAGERVRAASVPVRRAGLDGQSLPFEDDSFDAALSTWTLCTIPDAGAALREVQRVLKPGGTLHFLEHGLAPAEDENVRRWQHRLEPVNKRLFGGCHLTRPPVDMLTAAGFTITALDVFYEEGTPKPMGADSLGTALSP; from the coding sequence ATGGGGTTCTACGCCGAGCGAGTACTGCCGCGGATCATCAACGCCGCCTGCGGCGTCAAGGCAGCCCAGCCGCTGCGACAGCGCGTATGCGCGGGCCTGACCGGCGACGTCGTCGAGATCGGATTCGGTACGGGGCACAACGTGCCCTTCTACCCGGCGGGCGTCACCGGCGTGACCGCGGTTGAGCCCTCCGACCTGGGATGGAGACTCGCCGGCGAGCGCGTCAGGGCGGCGAGCGTCCCGGTGCGGCGCGCGGGGCTGGACGGTCAGTCGCTGCCCTTCGAGGACGACAGTTTTGACGCCGCCCTGTCCACCTGGACGCTGTGCACCATCCCCGATGCCGGTGCCGCCCTGCGCGAGGTGCAGCGCGTCCTCAAGCCCGGTGGGACCCTGCACTTCCTCGAGCACGGGCTGGCCCCGGCGGAGGACGAGAACGTGCGCCGCTGGCAACATCGCCTCGAGCCCGTGAACAAGCGGCTCTTTGGTGGGTGTCACCTCACCCGGCCGCCCGTCGACATGCTGACGGCCGCGGGGTTCACGATCACGGCACTCGACGTCTTCTATGAGGAGGGCACACCGAAGCCGATGGGCGCCGACTCCCTCGGCACCGCCCTGTCCCCGTAG
- a CDS encoding VOC family protein translates to MSDGIETVIYPVSDLARAKALYGTLLGVEPSQDESYYVGFDVAGQGVGLDPNGHKGATGPVVYWRVADIASSLKALIDDGAETLQEVHDVGGGKLIALVKDADGNVIGLAQSA, encoded by the coding sequence ATGTCCGACGGCATCGAGACGGTCATCTACCCGGTATCCGACCTGGCCCGGGCCAAGGCCCTGTACGGCACCCTGCTGGGGGTCGAGCCCTCGCAGGACGAGTCGTACTACGTCGGCTTCGACGTCGCCGGCCAGGGCGTCGGCCTGGACCCCAACGGCCACAAGGGGGCGACGGGACCCGTCGTCTACTGGCGTGTCGCGGACATCGCGAGCAGCCTCAAGGCGCTCATCGACGACGGTGCGGAAACCCTGCAGGAGGTGCACGACGTCGGCGGCGGCAAGCTGATCGCTCTGGTGAAGGACGCCGACGGCAACGTCATCGGCCTCGCTCAGTCTGCCTGA
- a CDS encoding NF041680 family putative transposase, which yields MSLLPDAGPGEAFAQASRFREELFDCLTVRGDELFELVDALLCADGPVTSPVELTLVAEHRRGHGAMYEALNHGNVDVPRLRQVLAGLPMPRAADGRLVLAVDVSNWLRPDAPTSADRLFCHVYGRSGRSSDQFIPGWPYSFVAALESGRTSWCQLLDAVRLGPEDDVVEATASQLRRVVTDLIEMGRWHVGDRDILIVFDAGYDAPRMAHLLNGLPVEVLGRMRSDRVMRRPTPSLKEYALAYPQGGRPPTHGKEFRFAKPDTWGEPDAATTQVTDRYGTTRAMAWDRIHPRLTTRSAWIDHTGELPIIEGTLIRLQVDRLPGGGDPLPLWLWSSATGLNCEDVDVRWQAFLRRFDLEHTFRLMKQTLGWTRPKLRTPKAGERWTWLIIAAHTQIRLLREAAADLRRPWEKPAEPGRLTPARVHRGFRNLRPHLHCPARAPKRSTPGPGRPLGSKNRRPATRYDVGKTVQRPESITERNRLKP from the coding sequence GTGAGTCTGCTGCCTGACGCCGGTCCCGGGGAAGCGTTCGCGCAAGCGTCACGCTTCCGGGAGGAACTATTCGACTGCCTGACCGTGCGCGGGGACGAGCTGTTCGAGCTCGTGGACGCGTTGCTGTGCGCGGACGGCCCGGTGACCTCGCCGGTGGAACTGACGCTGGTGGCCGAGCACCGGCGTGGGCACGGCGCGATGTACGAGGCGCTGAACCACGGGAACGTGGACGTACCCCGGTTGCGGCAGGTGCTGGCCGGTCTGCCGATGCCGCGGGCCGCCGACGGGCGCCTGGTCCTGGCCGTCGACGTCAGCAACTGGCTCCGCCCCGACGCGCCGACCAGCGCGGATCGCCTGTTCTGCCACGTCTACGGCCGCAGCGGACGGTCCTCGGACCAGTTCATCCCCGGCTGGCCGTACTCGTTCGTCGCCGCCCTCGAATCAGGCCGGACGTCCTGGTGCCAGCTCCTGGATGCCGTCCGCCTCGGACCCGAGGACGACGTCGTCGAGGCCACCGCCTCCCAGCTCCGCCGGGTGGTCACCGACCTGATCGAGATGGGCCGCTGGCACGTCGGCGACCGCGACATCCTCATCGTCTTCGACGCCGGCTACGACGCCCCACGCATGGCCCACCTCCTCAACGGCCTCCCGGTCGAGGTGCTGGGACGGATGCGCTCCGACCGCGTCATGCGACGGCCGACGCCCTCGCTCAAGGAGTACGCCCTGGCCTACCCCCAGGGCGGGCGACCGCCGACGCACGGCAAGGAGTTCCGCTTCGCCAAGCCGGACACCTGGGGCGAGCCGGACGCGGCCACGACGCAGGTCACCGACCGATACGGCACCACCCGCGCGATGGCCTGGGACCGTATCCACCCGCGCCTGACCACCCGCTCCGCCTGGATCGACCACACCGGCGAACTCCCCATCATCGAGGGCACACTGATCCGCCTCCAGGTCGACCGGCTGCCCGGTGGAGGAGACCCGCTGCCGCTCTGGCTGTGGTCGTCCGCCACCGGCCTGAACTGCGAGGACGTCGACGTGCGCTGGCAGGCATTCCTGAGGCGCTTCGACCTGGAGCACACCTTCCGGCTGATGAAACAGACCCTCGGGTGGACCCGCCCGAAGCTGCGAACCCCCAAGGCCGGCGAGCGCTGGACCTGGCTGATCATCGCCGCCCACACCCAGATCCGCCTTCTGCGCGAGGCCGCCGCCGACTTGCGGCGGCCGTGGGAGAAGCCCGCCGAACCCGGCCGACTCACCCCGGCCCGAGTCCACCGGGGGTTTCGGAATCTCCGCCCGCACCTGCACTGCCCGGCCCGCGCGCCAAAACGCTCAACCCCCGGACCTGGCAGGCCACTTGGCTCGAAAAACCGGCGGCCCGCCACCCGTTACGACGTAGGTAAAACCGTGCAACGACCAGAGAGCATCACCGAACGAAACCGACTCAAACCATAA
- a CDS encoding RidA family protein — protein MTEKITRINPEQLHETPGYHHITVVEAGRTAYLAGQCPLDRNGDLVGCGSLETQVDQVVANALTALAAVSAQPEHVVRSVIYVRSNERDILGAAWRRLTESALGPAFTTASTLLGVAQLGFPGQLVEVDLTVALPD, from the coding sequence ATGACTGAGAAGATCACCCGCATCAACCCCGAGCAGCTGCATGAGACACCCGGCTACCACCACATCACCGTGGTGGAGGCAGGCCGTACCGCCTATCTGGCGGGGCAGTGCCCGCTTGATCGGAATGGTGACCTCGTCGGTTGCGGTTCCCTCGAGACGCAGGTCGACCAGGTTGTCGCGAACGCGCTCACTGCCCTGGCAGCGGTGAGTGCCCAGCCTGAACATGTGGTGCGGTCAGTGATCTACGTGCGAAGCAATGAGAGGGACATTCTCGGAGCCGCATGGCGTCGGCTCACCGAGTCTGCCCTGGGTCCGGCATTCACCACCGCCAGCACGCTCTTGGGCGTCGCCCAGCTGGGCTTTCCGGGACAGCTCGTCGAGGTGGATCTCACCGTGGCGCTGCCTGACTGA
- a CDS encoding IS4 family transposase — protein sequence MAARLVDRVALGDLTQVFPPELVDAVLAKTQDHEVRQRLLPPRLMVYFMLARALFCPEPYREVLRLLAEPARHEGGWGSWRVPDKAAVFRARRKLGAEPFRELLVHAGAAVADERTPGAFWRGLRVMAVDGTTLAVADTAANETALGRVRARPGKGPTGYPLVRLAVLAEAGTHVIVDAVVDSYRVKERVLVEGLAPSLGPGMLVLGDRGLPGAHLWQLLAATGADLLWRIPAIWKLPVEEALPDGSWLSTVRGGQGRSVRAPQDIRVRVIEYTLDVPGRKPGETYRLITTLMNPDRAPAGELAALYGECWEVENTLAELKTTQIGTRTVLPSKSPELVFQEVYAHLAVYTGLRVLMHAAAVSRSEPLDPDRLSFVAALRATRRSVTTFTGSFPPSPPRSRTSQPRP from the coding sequence GTGGCTGCTCGGCTGGTCGATCGTGTGGCGCTCGGGGATCTGACTCAGGTGTTCCCGCCGGAGCTCGTGGATGCGGTGCTCGCGAAGACTCAAGACCATGAGGTGCGCCAGCGGCTGCTGCCTCCGCGGCTGATGGTGTACTTCATGCTGGCCAGGGCGTTGTTCTGCCCTGAGCCCTATCGCGAGGTGTTACGTCTGCTCGCGGAGCCGGCCCGGCACGAAGGCGGCTGGGGATCGTGGCGGGTGCCGGACAAGGCCGCGGTCTTCCGCGCCCGCCGGAAACTGGGGGCGGAACCGTTCCGGGAACTGCTGGTGCACGCCGGTGCGGCGGTGGCGGACGAGCGGACTCCAGGTGCGTTCTGGCGGGGGCTCCGGGTGATGGCGGTCGACGGCACCACGCTCGCGGTGGCCGACACCGCTGCGAACGAGACGGCGCTGGGGCGGGTTCGGGCCAGGCCGGGCAAGGGGCCGACCGGCTATCCGCTGGTTCGTCTCGCTGTCCTGGCCGAGGCCGGAACTCACGTGATCGTGGACGCGGTCGTCGACTCCTACCGGGTCAAGGAACGGGTCCTGGTCGAGGGCCTGGCTCCTTCCCTCGGGCCGGGGATGCTGGTGTTGGGCGACCGCGGTCTGCCCGGGGCTCATCTGTGGCAGCTGCTGGCAGCCACCGGCGCCGACCTGCTCTGGCGCATCCCCGCCATCTGGAAACTCCCCGTCGAGGAGGCTCTCCCGGACGGCTCCTGGCTGTCCACGGTCCGTGGTGGCCAGGGCCGCAGTGTCCGCGCCCCGCAGGACATCCGTGTGCGCGTCATCGAGTACACCCTGGACGTGCCCGGCCGGAAGCCGGGAGAGACCTACCGGCTCATCACCACCCTCATGAACCCCGACCGGGCACCGGCCGGCGAGCTGGCGGCGCTCTACGGCGAATGTTGGGAGGTGGAGAACACCCTCGCCGAGCTGAAGACCACCCAGATCGGCACCCGCACCGTGCTGCCCAGCAAGAGCCCGGAGCTGGTGTTCCAGGAGGTCTACGCGCACTTGGCCGTCTACACCGGGCTGAGAGTGCTGATGCATGCGGCGGCCGTCAGCCGCAGCGAGCCCCTCGATCCCGACCGGCTCTCCTTCGTCGCAGCCCTGCGGGCAACCCGCCGCAGCGTCACCACGTTCACCGGCTCTTTTCCCCCCTCACCACCTCGCAGCCGAACTAGCCAACCTCGCCCGTGA
- a CDS encoding T6SS immunity protein Tdi1 domain-containing protein — MTTFRTFDPVAPISEETITQFAGQVPDGVVELWRAQGAGFVGDDGYFRVVDPARAASMFKGVLSLPEGSTVLFTTALADAVVSVNGLYLVVKSRFGAIDIVERRSFDEIVGLIEDPAQRDVGWEWQPYPAARDRDGVPGLEQCFGYVPLLALGGSSNLDHLQLGGLYEHLAVIAQLAGQPQVRRLLPVAAAADGATAVTGGTDRLVEVGRNLFAMFTTDPVVNIVELPGGLGVCLVHAVRGGGKIYVAPDESALFVGPAVDFDAGLGAFRDGVRTPIEKFDPSGGGAGA; from the coding sequence ATGACGACGTTCCGAACTTTCGACCCGGTCGCGCCGATATCCGAGGAGACGATCACGCAATTCGCGGGGCAGGTGCCCGACGGCGTCGTGGAGCTGTGGCGCGCGCAGGGCGCCGGCTTCGTCGGCGACGACGGCTACTTCCGTGTGGTCGACCCCGCCCGCGCCGCGTCGATGTTCAAGGGTGTGCTCAGCCTGCCCGAGGGGTCGACGGTGCTGTTCACCACCGCCCTCGCCGATGCCGTCGTCTCGGTCAACGGGCTCTACCTCGTGGTGAAGTCGCGATTCGGGGCGATCGACATCGTCGAGAGACGCTCGTTCGACGAGATCGTCGGCCTCATCGAGGACCCGGCTCAGCGCGACGTCGGATGGGAGTGGCAGCCCTACCCGGCCGCCCGCGATCGCGATGGCGTACCCGGCTTGGAGCAGTGCTTCGGCTACGTGCCGCTCCTCGCCCTCGGTGGGTCGAGCAATCTCGACCACCTGCAGCTCGGCGGTCTCTACGAGCATCTCGCGGTCATCGCGCAGCTCGCCGGGCAGCCCCAGGTGCGCCGGCTCCTGCCGGTCGCGGCGGCCGCCGATGGCGCGACCGCGGTCACCGGCGGCACCGATCGGCTCGTCGAGGTGGGGCGCAACCTGTTCGCGATGTTCACGACCGATCCGGTCGTGAACATCGTGGAACTGCCGGGCGGACTCGGGGTCTGCCTCGTCCACGCCGTGCGCGGCGGCGGCAAGATCTACGTCGCACCCGACGAGTCGGCGTTGTTCGTCGGCCCTGCGGTCGACTTCGATGCCGGGCTCGGTGCGTTCCGCGACGGCGTGCGTACCCCCATCGAGAAGTTCGACCCCTCGGGTGGGGGTGCGGGCGCGTGA
- the hutI gene encoding imidazolonepropionase codes for MTTTAITNIGSLVTNDPALGDESPLGLLRDAAIVIDGDRIAWVGPTANAPAADDTVDAGGRAGIPGFVDSHSHLVFAGDRTQEFNARMSGRAYSAGGIRTTVAATRAATEEALEANLTHYLREALRQGTTTFETKSGYGLTVEDEARALRIAAQHTDEVTYLGAHIVPPDYADDPAGYVALVTGEMLDACAPYARWVDVFCEKGAFDGDQARAILTAGKAKGLHPRVHANQLSYGPGVQLAVELDAASADHCTHLTQQDVDALASGATVATLLPGAEFSTRAEWPDARRLLDAGVTVALSTDCNPGSSFTSSVPFCIALAVRDMKMTPDEAIWSATAGGAAALRRTDIGRITPGARADLALLDAPSHVHLAYRPGVPLVSDVWRQGKRCR; via the coding sequence ATGACCACCACCGCCATCACCAACATCGGCAGCCTCGTCACCAACGACCCCGCCCTCGGCGACGAGTCCCCCCTCGGCCTCCTCCGCGACGCCGCCATCGTCATCGACGGCGACCGCATCGCCTGGGTCGGCCCCACCGCAAACGCCCCCGCCGCCGACGACACCGTCGACGCGGGCGGTCGCGCCGGCATCCCCGGGTTCGTCGACTCCCACTCCCACCTCGTCTTCGCGGGCGACCGCACCCAGGAGTTCAACGCCCGCATGTCCGGCCGCGCCTACTCCGCCGGCGGCATCCGTACCACCGTCGCCGCCACCCGCGCCGCCACCGAGGAGGCGCTCGAAGCGAACCTCACGCACTACCTCCGCGAGGCCCTCCGCCAGGGCACCACCACCTTCGAGACCAAGTCCGGCTACGGGCTGACCGTCGAGGACGAGGCCCGTGCCCTGCGTATCGCCGCACAGCACACCGACGAGGTCACCTACCTCGGCGCGCACATCGTCCCGCCGGACTACGCCGACGACCCCGCCGGCTACGTCGCCCTCGTCACCGGCGAGATGCTCGACGCCTGCGCCCCGTACGCCCGTTGGGTCGACGTCTTCTGCGAGAAGGGTGCCTTCGACGGTGACCAGGCCCGCGCGATCCTGACCGCCGGCAAGGCGAAGGGTCTGCACCCGCGCGTGCACGCCAACCAGCTGAGCTACGGCCCCGGCGTGCAGCTCGCCGTCGAGCTCGACGCGGCCAGCGCCGACCACTGCACCCATCTCACGCAGCAGGACGTCGACGCCCTCGCGAGCGGCGCGACCGTCGCCACGCTCCTGCCCGGCGCGGAGTTCTCGACCCGCGCCGAGTGGCCCGACGCCCGTCGCCTCCTCGACGCGGGCGTGACCGTCGCGCTCTCCACGGACTGCAACCCGGGCTCGTCCTTCACGTCCTCCGTGCCGTTCTGTATCGCCCTCGCCGTACGCGACATGAAGATGACCCCGGACGAGGCGATCTGGTCCGCGACGGCCGGCGGCGCGGCGGCCCTGCGCCGCACCGACATCGGCCGCATCACGCCCGGCGCCCGCGCGGACCTCGCCCTGCTGGACGCCCCGAGCCATGTCCACCTGGCCTACCGCCCGGGCGTACCGCTCGTCTCGGACGTGTGGCGTCAGGGCAAGAGGTGCCGGTAA
- a CDS encoding formimidoylglutamate deiminase produces the protein MQLTYWAEHAWLDTNVEPGVALDVTDGRITAVRKGIVAPPQGATVLRGLTIPGLANAHSHAFHRALRGIVQVGSGTFWTWREFMYQVASRLTPETYFELARAVYAEMALAGITSVGEFHYVHHAPGGTPYADPNAMGEALIAAAADAGIRITLLDTAYLSSAIRDKHSGEAPNKHQLRFSDGTADAWAERAALLKDSDHARIGAAIHSVRAVPAAQLRTVAEWAAARQAPLHVHLSEQTAENDACLAAHGCTPTRLLADHGVLGPRTTGVHNTHLTDEDIALLGGASTGTCMCPTTERDLADGIGPAAALQRAGSPLSLGSDSHAVIDLLEEARAMELNERLRTRARGHWTAAALLRAATADGHAALGWPDAGRLEPGALADFTTVALDSVRTAGPVPRLAAETAVFAATAADVRDTVVGGRHVVRSGVHALIPDVAGSLAASIAAVRGG, from the coding sequence GTGCAGCTGACGTACTGGGCGGAACACGCCTGGCTGGACACGAATGTCGAGCCGGGCGTGGCCCTCGATGTGACGGACGGCCGGATCACGGCGGTACGCAAAGGGATCGTCGCCCCGCCCCAGGGCGCGACGGTCCTGCGCGGCCTGACGATCCCGGGCCTCGCGAACGCCCACTCGCACGCCTTCCACCGTGCCCTGCGCGGAATCGTCCAGGTGGGCTCCGGGACCTTCTGGACCTGGCGCGAGTTCATGTACCAGGTCGCGTCCCGGCTCACCCCGGAGACGTACTTCGAGCTCGCGCGGGCCGTGTACGCGGAGATGGCGCTGGCCGGGATCACCTCGGTGGGCGAGTTCCACTATGTGCACCACGCGCCGGGCGGCACCCCGTACGCCGACCCGAACGCGATGGGCGAGGCGCTGATCGCGGCGGCGGCGGACGCGGGCATCCGGATCACGCTGCTCGACACGGCGTACCTTTCCTCCGCCATCAGGGACAAGCACAGCGGGGAGGCCCCGAACAAGCACCAGCTGCGCTTCTCCGACGGCACGGCGGACGCGTGGGCGGAGCGGGCCGCGCTGCTGAAGGACAGTGACCACGCCCGTATCGGCGCGGCGATCCACTCCGTACGAGCCGTCCCGGCCGCGCAGCTGAGGACGGTCGCTGAGTGGGCCGCCGCCCGTCAGGCCCCCCTCCACGTCCACCTCTCCGAGCAGACCGCGGAGAACGACGCGTGCCTGGCCGCGCACGGGTGCACCCCCACCCGGCTGCTCGCCGACCACGGCGTGCTCGGCCCGCGCACGACGGGCGTCCACAACACGCACCTGACCGACGAGGACATCGCGCTGCTGGGCGGCGCGAGCACGGGCACGTGCATGTGCCCGACGACGGAACGCGACCTGGCGGACGGCATCGGCCCCGCCGCCGCGCTGCAGCGGGCGGGCTCGCCGCTCTCGCTGGGCAGCGACAGCCACGCGGTCATCGACCTCCTCGAAGAGGCCCGCGCGATGGAACTCAACGAGCGCCTGCGCACCCGGGCCCGCGGCCACTGGACGGCGGCGGCGCTGCTGCGGGCGGCCACGGCGGACGGCCACGCGGCGCTGGGTTGGCCCGACGCGGGCCGCCTCGAGCCGGGCGCGCTCGCGGACTTCACGACGGTGGCCCTCGACTCGGTCCGCACGGCGGGCCCGGTCCCGCGGCTGGCGGCGGAGACGGCGGTGTTCGCGGCGACGGCGGCGGATGTGCGGGACACGGTGGTGGGGGGCCGCCATGTGGTCCGCTCCGGGGTGCACGCGTTGATCCCGGACGTGGCGGGCTCGTTGGCCGCGTCGATCGCGGCGGTACGCGGGGGGTGA
- a CDS encoding allantoate amidohydrolase → MWQDLAPIGRNAESGGYRRYAWTAADADCRAWFQAQAETRGLTCEVDRNGNQWAWLGDPTAPGAVVTGSHLDSVPDGGAFDGPLGVVSSFAALDELRRRGAEFNKPLAITNFGDEEGARFGLACVGSRLAAGQLTPEKAAELRDADGITLPQAMERAGYDPSLIGPDPERLARIGAFVELHVEQGRALDLSGNPVGIASAIWPHGRWRFDFHGEANHAGTTRLVDRRDPMLTYAETVLAARREAELAGAVATFGKISVEPNAVNAIPSLVRGWLDSRAADQSTLDTVVAAVTRAAKDRAERDGVDLRVVRESFTPVIEFEHALRDELNKILGGALPVLGTGAGHDAGILSGSIPTAMLFVRNPTGVSHSPAEFAAEDDCVAGVIALADVLEGLACS, encoded by the coding sequence ATGTGGCAGGACCTCGCGCCCATCGGGCGCAACGCCGAAAGCGGCGGCTACAGGCGCTACGCCTGGACCGCCGCCGACGCCGACTGCCGCGCCTGGTTCCAGGCCCAGGCCGAAACCCGCGGCCTCACCTGCGAGGTCGACCGCAACGGCAACCAGTGGGCCTGGCTCGGCGACCCCACCGCCCCCGGCGCCGTCGTCACCGGCTCGCACCTCGACTCCGTCCCGGACGGCGGCGCCTTCGACGGGCCCCTCGGCGTCGTCTCCTCCTTCGCCGCACTCGACGAACTCCGCCGCAGGGGAGCGGAGTTCAACAAGCCCCTCGCCATCACCAACTTCGGTGACGAGGAGGGAGCCCGCTTCGGTCTCGCCTGCGTCGGCTCACGCCTGGCCGCCGGGCAGCTGACGCCCGAGAAGGCGGCCGAACTCCGGGACGCCGACGGCATCACCCTGCCCCAGGCCATGGAGCGCGCCGGGTACGACCCGTCGCTCATCGGCCCCGACCCCGAACGCCTCGCCCGTATCGGCGCGTTCGTCGAGCTCCATGTCGAGCAGGGCCGGGCGCTCGACCTGTCGGGCAACCCCGTCGGCATCGCATCCGCGATCTGGCCGCACGGCCGCTGGCGGTTCGACTTCCACGGCGAGGCCAACCACGCCGGCACGACGCGGCTCGTCGACCGCCGCGACCCGATGCTGACGTACGCCGAGACCGTCCTCGCGGCCCGCCGCGAGGCCGAACTCGCGGGCGCGGTCGCCACGTTCGGCAAGATCTCCGTCGAGCCGAACGCCGTCAACGCCATCCCCTCGCTCGTGCGCGGCTGGCTGGACTCGCGCGCCGCCGACCAGAGCACCCTCGACACCGTCGTCGCCGCGGTGACGCGGGCGGCGAAGGACCGGGCCGAACGGGACGGCGTCGATCTGCGCGTCGTACGGGAGTCCTTCACGCCCGTGATCGAGTTCGAGCACGCCCTGCGCGACGAACTCAACAAGATCCTCGGCGGCGCGCTCCCGGTGCTCGGCACGGGCGCCGGACACGACGCGGGTATTTTGTCCGGATCGATCCCGACCGCCATGCTGTTCGTACGGAACCCCACCGGCGTCTCGCACTCCCCGGCGGAGTTCGCCGCCGAGGACGACTGCGTGGCCGGGGTGATCGCACTCGCCGACGTACTGGAGGGGCTGGCGTGCAGCTGA